A region from the Acanthochromis polyacanthus isolate Apoly-LR-REF ecotype Palm Island chromosome 23, KAUST_Apoly_ChrSc, whole genome shotgun sequence genome encodes:
- the b4gat1 gene encoding beta-1,4-glucuronyltransferase 1 codes for MHLSKKCSAFKVVLSALLIVALLQLIYLSFLSKFHGKQQRYRYSELFGGSGAKKNAHPEKNSRKERLRYSLSTGGIFDNSGQYRVYKNLIKSDFTTNQKPGSDPSSSILALATHTTINNLHHLESLLERWQNPLSVAIFAHGQDVKFATALVYALSFFCPQIQALVDFHLVCLSGETASFPEQDREHFAGLEDCASVFSRLETHRDKYKNYAISGNISYPNNLLRNIARGGTESSYILVIDIDMMPSADLHQQFQTMILKHEPASDEVFVLPAFEIRHARKMPATKTELVQLYQVGEVRPFYEELCPRCQAPTNYSQWVNSHVRGPANLEVAYTLTWVDPWEPFYIGPHTVPLYDENFKQYGFNRISQACELHVAGYRFSVLSTAFLVHRGFKIQGEFHARKDEENKHNRVLFRSFKEGLKTKYPSSNRRC; via the exons ATGCATCTCTCCAAGAAATGTTCCGCCTTCAAAGTGGTGCTGAGTGCTCTGCTGATAGTGGCACTCCTGCAGCTCATATACCTGTCCTTCCTGTCCAAGTTCCACGGTAAGCAGCAGCGGTACCGATACTCTGAGCTCTTTGGAGGCTCCGGGGCCAAGAAAAATGCACACCCAGAGAAGAACTCACGAAAGGAGCGCCTGAGGTACTCCCTGTCTACTGGTGGGATCTTCGACAACAGTGGTCAGTACCGCGTGTACAAGAACTTGATCAAAAGTGATTTCACCACTAATCAGAAGCCGGGCTCCGACCCCAGCTCCAGCATCCTGGCTTTGGCTACACACACGACTATCAACAACCTGCATCACCTGGAATCTCTCCTGGAAAGGTGGCAAAACCCTCTGTCTGTGGCCATATTCGCACATGGGCAAGATGTTAAGTTTGCCACAGCTTTGGTCTATGCACTCAGCTTCTTCTGCCCTCAGATCCAAGCCCTGGTGGACTTCCACTTGGTGTGTCTCTCAGGAGAGACAGCCAGTTTCCCTGAACAGGACAGAGAGCACTTTGCAGGGCTTGAGGACTGTGCCTCAGTGTTCTCCAGACTGGAGACCCACAGGGACAAATACAAGAACTATGCCATCAGTGGAAACATCTCCTACCCCAACAACCTTCTCCGTAACATCGCCCGAGGTGGCACCGAGTCCTCCTACATCCTGGTCATAGACATCGACATGATGCCAAGCGCTGACCTGCATCAGCAGTTCCAGACCATGATCCTGAAGCATGAGCCAGCAAGTGACGAGGTGTTTGTCCTGCCAGCTTTTGAGATCCGCCACGCCAGGAAGATGCCTGCTACCAAGACAGAGTTGGTTCAGCTCTACCAAGTAGGAGAAGTCCGGCCGTTCTATGAGGAGCTGTGTCCTCGCTGTCAGGCCCCTACCAACTACTCACAGTGGGTGAACAGTCACGTTAGAGGGCCGGCCAACCTGGAAGTCGCCTACACCCTCACCTGGGTGGACCCCTGGGAGCCTTTCTACATTGGACCCCACACCGTGCCACTCTATGATGAGAACTTCAAGCAATACGGCTTCAATCGTATCAGCCAG GCCTGTGAGCTCCATGTGGCCGGATACAGGTTCTCTGTGCTGAGTACGGCCTTCTTGGTACACCGGGGCTTCAAGATCCAGGGGGAGTTCCACGCTAGGAAAGACgaggagaacaaacacaaccGGGTTCTGTTTCGCAGCTTCAAAGAGGGCCTAAAAACCAAATACCCATCCTCTAACAGACGATGCTGA